TGGGGAGACGGTGGAGGAATTTGGTTATCATGGTTTGTgagaagatgaaaatgaagaagaaagacgATGGTGGTTTTGTTGAGGGAGAACGTGGTGTAGTTAAACCAGCGGTTTTTTTTCTCATCAGTTAAAAAAGGGTAATTGGGTCGGTTTCTATTAAAAGATTCCCCTATCCATTTGACCCAGATGGAATGCCTACCCGCCCATTTGACCCAGGAAAAGTACACTTTCAGctaaatgacccattttctggaAACACAAAATGCACATTAAAATACACAGTAATAACAGTTGTAAGAGCTGAATCCTTGGTTCGGAAAGAGAATTTTACTAGCTTTGATGTAACTTTGTTGATCTTAGGCTTTAATGTTGTTGTATTATCCGGCAAAGTATGTGGCCGTTCCAACCAGTATCAGTATTACTATGGGGGGAGCTAAAGATGTGCCTCCGCTTTCACATACTTTTTCAATTGAAGAAGTGTTTGGTAGATTTGTTCCCCCAACCCACAGTTGATCAAACTCTTTCCATTAGAGTGAAAGCACTCGCTCCATAGCCCTTGTTCTGACATGTGATACTCTTTCCATTAGACTTCACAGTTAGATAATTTGCATCTAAACCCACACCATAATGTTTTTtgcaaataaaaacaaaaactaaaggGGTTTCTGAGAATCTAAATTACATATCTAGAATTTGCATCCCAATGAGTGCAAGTTTTGATTCAAACCCATTTTACATGCAAAATTATGTCATCCACTGAAATTTCAAGCTTGTTGGAGGCACGGTTGTTCTCCGATTATTTTCGAGTCTCCACGATTGCATAAGAAAGGAGAAGCCAAACTTCCTCATCCTTGCTTTTGCCTGCCGAGGTTTTCCACTCTGGTAGTTGATATTCAAAACTTTGGCCATGTATCTGTTTGAAATGGTAGAATCCATGTTCGGACAACATGTGGAAGTGCCTGCCACTGGGGAAATGGTCGCAACACCTCCTCTTACTACATCTCGGCTGCTGCTATGTTGAATCTGAACGGGATTCTCAGTACTATCACTGCTACTAATTCCTTTTTCTGCCGCCAAGCGATCCAACTTCTGGTCAACTTTGTGAATATTAACCAAGAGCTGTCCAACATCACACCATATTGCGGCTTGCACATCCACTTGAAAACACCTGAACAAGCAACTATCCAGTTCAAGTATTTTCTCCGAATACTTCTTTTTCGAGTAGAAATCCCAAGACTTAACTTCTGAACAACTCTTAATTAAGAGTTTCCCTTCCCTTAATGCATGTACCAATTTCTTCAGTTCCGGCCTTTGTCTATGATCGCTTCCTCTTGCTTGGTCTAGACGCTTCATCTCTGCAACTTTGGGTATCACTGATTCTAATGTACTCTTAAGTCGTTCTAAGCAAGCTGTGAAACTCAATGCTTTATCTTTAGCATCAAGAACTGTTATTAGTAAATCCGATACTGTTTCTCCCACCAAAGCTCCACCGATTTGTTCTAACGACATTTTAACAAGAAGATTTTAAAAGCTGAAAGTGCCTAAGCCCCGTCAAATGCAAGATTTCACTAAAtttttcatgatattttcttctTAACATTACGCAACTTTAAATGAATAAAATCAGAGCCGTGTAAGTGATGAGAGTGCCGCATATTAAAATGGATCACACAAAAGTCAGGATGGAAGAATAGACAGGTTATTTTAACAAACCGTCCAAAATGAAAAAGAATAAAATGACGTACTGAAATgggataagaatgaagaaaattGCCGACTGCAAAGGAAGATATACAAAACGGAATAAAAAATTTACAcaggagaagagaaagtaaacagGCAGGCGTAAGCGCTTACCACACCACTAGCTGCAAGTTGGGATACTGATGGCTGATTAAGAATAAGTAAGTTGGTACACAAGATCTGTCTCCGTTGTTTGGCAAAACTCTAGTGTTTTCTCGCACAACAAATGAGCCATATACTCACACTGGGAAAACCGCAAAATGCACTTCCAAACGTATAACACCTTTTATCTTACATAAGCTGataactcacatacagacatacAACAACACCTACGCTAAATGTCCACTTTTAACAATAATCTGATTGAGATTCATAGAATTCACTAGGACAAGGTGACATAACCTCTTCTAGCATCTGTAGAGCTTGATTCATGCAAGGGCGGTCATCTGTATTGGCATCAGTGCATTTTGCAGCAATCTCAAGAAGCGCTTCTAAAGTGTCCACATTGGCATCAGTACATCTTTTATCCACTATATCCTCTAACCTGTTCTCACCCACCATAGTGTTCATCTGCAAGTTCAGGTGAGGACAGCCTTGCTACCTTAGGTGCTTAATATTTTGCATAAGAGAGAAAAAGTAGACGCGAAAGTAAGAAATACTTACCCAACCGACAACATTTAATCCCCTCTTTACAAAGGTAGAATCAGTAGGTCTCTTTCCAGTTACAAGCTCTAACAAGAGAACTCCAAAGCTATAAACATCCGACTTCTCAGTTGCCCGTCCACTTTGCAGATATTCTTTACGCGTAGTAAGTTAAACACAAAATGTCAAGAATGAGTTCACCAACTGGATCTGAAATGACAGTTTATACACCTCCCAATTCTATAGTTGATGAAGAAACTAACCTGGAGCTAAGTAACCAAATGTTCCAGCAACAACAGTGGTGACATGTGCGTCCTCATCAACCAAAAGCTTAGCAAGGCCAAAATCAGACACTCGTGGTTCTAGGTTTTCATCGAGGAGTATGTTGCTAGATTTTATGTCGCGGTGAACTATCCGCGGACAACAATCATGGTGTAAGTAAGCCAGTCCTCGGGCTGAACCAAGGGCTATCCTTAAACGAGAATTCCAATTCAAGacctgttcttcttcaccatattcTAAAAACAACATAAAGGAAGGAATCACACACATGCAAATTCAGTTTTTTCTAAGAAATTTTCTAAACGAAGATGAACTCACCATGAAGTAAATCATCTAGACTACCCAAAGCCAGATAATCATAGATAAGAAGCTTGGCAGAAGGAAGTCTACAATAACCTCGAAGATTGACAAGGTTTATGTGATTGATACTGCCCAAAATCTCAAGTTCTCTCTCGAAAACTTCATCACATCCTTCTCGACTCCTATCTATCCTTTTAACAGCAAATGTACTGCAATCATTCATAACCATTCTGTATACAGTGCCAAATCCTCCAGACCCCACTACATGTTCTTCATCGAGTGACTCAAGCTTTTCTATGATCTCACACGAGGAATATGGAAGGTCGCCATGGAAAGTAATAAGCCTTGCACCTATTGAGATAATGGAAAACTAAATTATGTACATACTTTATGCACAGATAGAAATTTACGAAAGAGAAAACACAAATCCACTTACTTGGGTCGGGATCAACTTGTTTATTGACTTCCCTGTACTTCTTTGCTGTTCTTTCCTTCTTTGATAGTAAAGAAATCCATAGGAAACTTAGCAGCACAAGAAGTGCAAGACCCATTGTAGACATTGCAGCAATAAGAACTCCATTGAGATAACGAGAAAATAGCTTAGAAGGAACTACAGTTCCGCCACCAATGTCAAATCAGTGCCATTGTGTCAGTAATTAGATAGTGAAAATGTTGTAACAAACCAGCGTAGCATAGATATCTAGTTTTACCTTAAAAGATTAATTCATGGTAACAAAACTATCACTACTAACTGATTGGAAAATTTTGGATGTCATGAAATAAATTGATGATATCCTACATCATACCTGCTGTTTCATCTTTTTCTGTATGTGGTAAGACTGCAGGGAAACCTAGTGATCCAAGACATGGCTTCTGAAGTTGCAGGCCACAAAGGTCTAAATTTCCAATGAACCTACACATATATACAAATCCAGAATTATTTTATGTAAAGTATAACAGAAACTTGACACGGGAAGCAAATCAAGACTATATTACATATAGTGTAATAGAAATTCAGTTGCATATTGTTCAACTAAAAAGATTTTTGTTGGGTGCGTGCAGTTCTTGAAATGCAGGTAACATAGACCGTTTTATGCTGAAATTTCTGAAGTGTAAGTGAGCATGGTAGTACTTATGTCGGAAACCGCTGCAACCTTCACTCCCTGAATTTTTCTATGATATACAAGACATGCACTTTTAACCGCTTACAACCAGAATTTACAAGCACAAGAGAAGAATCACAGTATGAAGTGATGACTTACGACTTGTTCCCAAAACCGACAAGAACGCCAACATTTGGGATTGCACCGGAGAAAAAGTTAGTTGACAAGTTTCTGGAAAGCACAAAATCGCACCATATCAAATAATACCAAAACAGCACTTACCCGTAAGCCAATCTATCCACAAAATAAATGCTCAATAACTTGAAAAATAGCACGGATGACAACTTACAAAAAGCGCAACCGAGTAAGACGACCAATGGAGGGAGGTATGGATCCCTCAAGTGAATTGCTCGATATATCCCTACACACGTATTCAAATTGTACAGTGAGCTGGATAATCAAACACATTTACTTGCTCCACTAAAAATGACATGCCTACCAAATTAAACCAAATTGAACACAGGATAGAAACTGGATTTAGAATGTCTTACAATATGATAAGATTTGTAAGATTTCCAAGCTCTGGCGGAATACTTCCTTGAAGATAATTAGACCTTAGATACCTAAAATCAATTACAAAACAAACCCGTTGAACAAAGTTAAATAGCTACGCAAATGAAGCTAATACTAAATCCAGGTAGTCTGAAAATGTGAACAAAACCACTTACAAAGCCCTGAGTTCCAAACAATTAGAAATTTCAGCAGGAATAATTCCATGCAAGCTATTCTGATGAAGTGCCCTGATACAAAttaacaacaacaatcataatcGAAAACGAAACTCCACTTGCTGTTAAACAGTAGAGAAACAAAAGAGTAAAGTGATACTTACAATCTCTGCAATCTCCTAAGCTTCCCAATACTAGGAGATGTTATCCCTCCAAGTTGCATATTTGCTAAATTTCTGAAAATCCAATTAACTAAAATCAGTAAgtaaatttttcaaaatttcagCTTAAGTAAAGGAATGTTGGGAGTTAAAGAGAACATACATAGAACTAACAAGATTGTCATTCTTATGACAAGTGATTCCAGTCCAGTTACAAGGAAATTCATCAGTATATTTCCAATTATCAAGTAATCTTCTACTGTCATTCAAAAACCCTTTGATTTCCAACAATGCCTTACCTGAAACTCATTACAAAAAAAagttagatataaaatcaaaaagtgaatgaaaacaaaattacaaaaaagggtttttcaaaaaatttaccatctTGAGTTAGAGCTACAGAGTTAGAACTCAAAAGGTTTGTTAAGATAAATGTCAGTAATGAAATGACTAGAGCCAAAAAACCCATTTTTCTTCTGATGAGATGAAACAAATGAGGTTTGTTGTTGGTTTCTAGGATTCTTGTATAGTTAACACTgttgaagaaaaagaaacaaagatcATGGAAGGAGAAGTCATTAGAGAGAGGAAAGTAAAACCTTTACTGTAGTTTTTTTTACTTTGTTTGGGAGCTTTTGTTTGAGAGAGACATCAAAATATGAGCTTTTTACTTTTGTTGGTAGCCGTTGTTGATTGGAGTACATGTTTTCATGcatgtttttgctttggaaacgGATTAGGCAGCATCATTGATTTTCCTTGGGATGTAGTGGCTGGTTAAATCTAAGGCCGTTTAGGGAGCACTTGAGAGGTGAAATTTCGAGATTGCTGCAAGATGTACTGATGGGTTACTCGAATTTTTAGGCGACAGGCATTTATTTTAGTTGTTCTTTTTCAGCAGTGGTAGTTGTGAAAGTTACTGTTGCTGCAGTAAATGTGAAGAGTGAAGTAGACTGGTCTCTCGCATGGGAGTTGAAGTGTTATTTTGCGATAATTCTCAGAGATCCCTGTTTTTTCCCTATGGATCCCCTTTTCTGTGAGACGCGGGATAGCTATAGCATTACTCGTTATTTTGTGGCTTTTTACTGGGGAGTATCCTTTTGACAGTGCCGTTCTTTTACCAAACTCAAACGGATAAATTTGAAGCTACTCCTTGCTGACTTTTTACTGGGTTTTATGTACATGTATTAAAGTAGAACTGGGTATGTGCACGTATTAAACTAGAACAACAGTTCCGTACAAACAGCAGAAGAAAAAAATCGTACAAAAACGGAAACTTTACTCTCATGGACGTCCGGACCCCACCTTCCGGAGTCAGCAACTGGTCCCATCATCGTGAGAGAAATCTTTTTGGTGTGGTATTTATGAGAAAGTGTAGAGCTAAGACATGTCTTGGGACTTCGGCACCACGAGTGGTCTTTCCTTATATTTATTCGTGGAAGGTTAACCTTTTATTAGGATTATAATGTTTAAAGTATGTGTTCGCCAACTGTTTCTACCTTTATTCTCCTTAATAATGGGTCATGCGATATTCTCTTGCATAATTTAGGGGTCTTTTCTTTTATGATAAATAACTCAACTTCATTGATAGTATAGTTAGGTTACAAAGGGTTTCAATACATCAAGATTTAAGAAACACAATGAAATACCATACCATATTAGTACAAGACCAACTATTTtaacaagaaaatagaaagaaaattGGTAAAAGACTAGAAACAAGTATGAATAGAGAACCGATTGAATCAGTAGAGAAATGGTTTTCGGATTGtaaatccaccatttttgatagttttcttcttcttgagaaaGAGATACTCCATAGAAGGAGTGATCGGCTTTTGTTCTTGAATTTTCCGATGAAGTTTCCGTTAACCGCAGAAAGCCGAGATGTGCTTGAAACCTTGTAAACCCTACATAAAACGACCATTGAAGTCGAGATATGATGCTCTAAGAGCACAAAGACAATCGCCATGAAGACGAAGATAACTTACAGCCGGCAAGGATGGGTGAAACCCAAaactaaatctaaaaaaaaattaaatcctagctaaaacaaaaaaaaaatcaaacaacaaacgCAAGGAAAAAGAGGATGCTGGTCAGATCTACCCCAAGAGAGTAGATCTGAGCAGTATGAGATCGCCGGAAAAGGAGGGTGTTGGTCACCCGAAGTTGCACGTGGAAAGAGTATGAAAAGAGAAGAGAGGTATGTAGGGGTCTTATAAGGCTCCTTTGAGATTTTCCAATGGAATATGTATAGAGAAAAAAAGTCTTGAGCAATCCTCGTGGAAATCCCAACTTTTCGTTTTTTTCTTTATAGACAGACTACATTTTAGTCAACTTATGTTGACGGACATAGTCAACCAGGTCTGTTCTGGTTAGGACCGATTCACATCTAATTTACGTTCATATCCCTCCGTCCGTTAACTTAACTAGAGTCTAGAATGAATGAAGTCTACTGCTATGCCCGTTTCGATCTGAACCCGATACCAAATTCTATGTTTCAATCTTCTGCTGCTACTACCAATATAAAGAACTCATCTGGTGAGGGTTCTTTGTTTCTCCGTTTAGTGTTTTCTTCAAGGAGGAGGAGAGATAAGTTTATTACATATCTTCCCTTATGTCTCTAATActtcatcaaaaaccctgtttgaAATCAACTAATGTTACTTCTTCTATTCAAATCCTTAACTTCAATCTTCCGATCTCTAAAACCCTACATTTTAATACTTCTACAATTATTATCCCTAATATCTTAAACCTTAAACAATTCCAAACCGTAGGTGTCTTAGAAGAGTTAAATGTGATGGGGTTAAAAATTCTGGCAAAGAAACAAAATTGAAATcgaaattgaaatttgatgtgatgatagtggtggtggaggtaatggcggagatagaatagaaaagaGTAAGGGTTTTTACCAGATTGGTTGAATATGATTCTAGGAGATGCAAAAgcattttctgttgctttgttgTTTTACTTGCATTTAGACCATTCTTTGCTCAACCTAGATTTACTCATCCTTATATAGTATATATTACTTTTGATGGTGTTGTTAAAATTGTCGTTGAAAAGGTTTCATCCATGTAATAATGCATTTTTCTCTCATTTAGGATCTAAATGCCCATTTATGCATTACCACATCATAAGATGAAAATCAAACGTAATTAGCtcgatttttttagtgtatgtaTAAGCCATATATTGGAAGTTTAATGGATTACTCTTCTTACTTGCTGGATCATGCATATGTATGCGAGGATTGTATATATAGGCTGGCTTGTAAGTGTTCCTTGAATCTCTATTAATGAATTTATTCCATCTTCTGGGCGTAAATTTTGAGTAAATTATAGGTTTTGATTGCAGAATATCATCTATCTAGCATTACGCTAGCCACGAAGTGTTTCAATCCCGTACTTCTTTTATCAGGATTTGTAAACCTCGTGTGGCCATTGGAAGGAAGATCTACTCTTTTTGATTTTCACTTCCAGCTTCGGTACAGTgtttgcatctgttttgtttgttatttttgctAGTGTTAGGATGTCTCACAGAAGTTAATGTCTTGATATGTTTTATGCTTCTGCAAATCGATATGTATTTTTGCCTATCATTCTTGTACTGTCATTCCTATAACTTCTCTTATGGCTTGGAAATGTCGTCGTCATTTCCATATTGTTGAATGTTACTAAACCAAAGGTTTTAACATTGAGCAGCATTTTCCTGACTATTTTTCATTTATATGAAAATTCTTGATGAGACAAGCACAATTCTCAACAATTCACATAGGGAGCAAAGATAAACGGCCATCAAACTTAGGTACCCATTTTAATTTATACCACCATCTAAAGCAGTTACCCATTTTAATATATACGACCATACGCCTAGCAGACCTAATTTATTTTATACGACATGGAGGCATGaaaccttttttttattatttatttatttatgaagtTTAGTTCATATactcttaaaattaaaattattagAACATTATCACATTAAGGAATGACAATACTCTCTGACACATTTGTCGGTATAGTTATGCAGACCTGGGAGGGTTTAAAAATGGTTTCGGTGAAGCTGATGAGCACTTTGGTGGACTTTCCATTGGTGCAGTAATAGATGGTGAAGGAGAGCTAATAAACGAGCTAATGATCAAGTGTTGTGTTAAATATTTGTGAATGAATTGTACCTTGTAAATTGATACACCCAAATGAACGGGAAGGGTGCGGCCAAATATTGGCAATCTAATGCAGATTAACAAATTAAAAATTGGGGCGTACACCAAAACTGAAATATAGTATAGTACACTCAAGTGGACAAAGATTTCCTGGATTTTCCAAGCATACGCACTACTATCCTGTGGTAAAGTACTTCTGAGATATGATAGAGAGAAAAGACATCTCTATTATATGCTATTACCCATATTACAATCAGTTTCTCAAACCCACCAATTTCTCCTAACCCCGgttattgctcggttgaacccaccaagcattggtatgtcaagtttggttgtcatatttcagtgaatcaaaactcatgttaagagtcacttgattatgaattagagtcaacttcgtataggttagcttgaaagtattaggatatgagacaacacaagtattacgaagtcttgaagatgtgaagaagcaaggagctacaacgacaacaatcatccttccacttcaggttagtgatatttgatttgaacggtttcattccctaacgtatttttcaagtcgtgcatattgaaaacataactgcgaagcatatttgaactctagatagatatagtattaaggaatacagtacgaggcattaaactttgtagataagacatcgccataatcatttgaatgttattgtgattatgtatgggtatgaggtgaggatttcatcctagggaacaatgtttacatgttttctaaggaagtaagttcataaacttgtttgtggaccgaaaaggaaattgccaggtgttattggttttgttattcattgcatatcttacaaacaaccaatatgtgtgatagagtataaccgctcacaacttggtgtgttcttggtagaactattcacaaaggcctgactatGTATTGgtctaacttttattagtaaaaccgatcttaagtaatcacctgtggtatgatcagaTTTTGTATGTCAggacaattaaaaggaaaggggaaccgatccttgtaaggggtgcagtacatcaaagggaaccgatccttgtattgggtgcatcaaggtttatagcagaaaggggaaccgatcctatggacatgtgcaacacgtttttaggcaaagggaaaccgatcctatggacatgtgcaacatatataagttagatatcgtatatatatggggaaccgatcctagtacctagtcaaccgaatttttggaaagctagtgtgactatgcacagtactcacatggaggtagaaccgaaacttattttggtagaaccgtaaactcatgattgtgattgaatgttggtttgatcaatcacatagttcttgaaagtcagatgaaccaactctaaacttgttcggaagtgcagcaaatcggtttcaaggttgtaagtctgaaagagaacttacaaagttaagatgtcgacaaaatttgagcacgtgctgtgaatgtttatttctttaatttttcaaagatattccttaacggctaagggaagagaatcccaggatcgaaacataagtaagttaagaatcttttaattaaggttagtaATTTCAtcttgtagggaaattacagagttagtaatgtgcatttactaattagattttccgagagatttcgatcgttattgaaaaagcgtgggtccaacaacaccacccaatatttcgcttagcaatctgtacggacaaactcgaatatacttttaagagaatcaacaagactcaatcaattaaaattacatcaacgagtttatatttctctctcttgatttgggttcctcaaacagaaactgcgatactaatcaaatacaaggaataacttgatggtaccaaagaccaatatccaaggatcaatcaatgacaaccaacaaccaaaggttgtattactttttaaattgatgatctaacgcacaacctgtattatttcaattataaagataaaacaatataatgcggaaactgaaataacacagacaccagaaattttgttaacgaggaaaccgcaaatgcataaaaaccccgagacttagtccatattgaacacacactgtattaagccgctacagacactagcctactccaagctaacttcagattggactgtagttgaaccccaatcaatatcccactgatccaaggtacagttatgctcctacgcctatgatcccagcaagatactgcgcacttgattcccttagctgatctcacccacaactaagagttgctacgaccaaaaatcgcaggctttgacaataaacaaatctgtctcccacagacaagtctatcaaaggatcaatctgtctcccacagaaaaaccctaaagtttttgttccgtcttttgataataatcaaggtgaacatgaaccaattgataattaggtcttatatttccgacgaacatcctagataaatcaatcacctcacaacaatcttaatcgtatggtagcgaaacaagatgttgcgtaatcataaacaataagacgaatatgtttgtgactactttttatatcttacctataggagatatcaatatcaagccaatcaatgtgattgtactcgtacgatagaagatgcaagatcagatcaaacaactacgataaaagtagtatcggtctggcttcacaatcccaatgaagtgtttaagtcgttaacctggttttagaagaagaaaaccaaaggttaaaggagaaccgactctagcacgcaaactagtatcacacgtgaagtgtggggattagttttgcagagttgctagatgtccctttatatagtctttcaaatcagggtttctccttggtcacaaagcaaacaatatccaccattagatgaaaacctgatttagatccaagctaatatttctcaaacgttagatcgaaaacttagcttgttatacacaaatgaaatgcacgcttctaggtttgttaaccgtacctaaacgtgtacattgttggttcaacaatagttaaccaaaaggttagccatatgagcatttcataccaaccatattcttcttcaccataactagttcaaatgaatcaaatgaactagtttgcaaggaaatctcatgtactacacaagacacaattgaagcaaagatgatttgattcagtcgaatcggttcatgaactttatagccacggtttgcaaattgcattccttagtctttataagtttaagttcagaaatcatcttcagatatataaccttcttaagttcgcacactaggttcacggacttaagcaaccggtcagAGTTTACAAAgttacaaagtttgtaaactcggGAAAGACTTTCCaccggtttgcggactgggttcgcggactggtactcacgtaacaagtttgtcaactccagcatactctcgggatgagaagttcagcagttcgcggactgagttcgcggacttggcaacaagccattcttccggtttctcttgatcaacaaagtttgcaaactttggttcaagggataggacttatgcacatacgtgtttccacaacaatacttatgtacatcattggttatgtaatctaaactctcattccaaccattgaaacattcttagaggacgttatacagttgttacaccatttctcgtcaaagcaattttcaaagtgattgaaacatatcatgactttcgtcaccaggTAAAGATACACATGATCGAAGTGAAAcgcataccaacacatatttcgagatatagataggcgaggtatactcggctcgaaataccaaatgtgtataatctaagtctatatatagcatacgatcttttgtctcaagaagtaggagatagagtagatagacttttgagtgacaaataagttcaagtcattAC
Above is a genomic segment from Papaver somniferum cultivar HN1 chromosome 10, ASM357369v1, whole genome shotgun sequence containing:
- the LOC113318882 gene encoding LRR receptor-like serine/threonine-protein kinase FEI 1, whose product is MGFLALVISLLTFILTNLLSSNSVALTQDGKALLEIKGFLNDSRRLLDNWKYTDEFPCNWTGITCHKNDNLVSSINLANMQLGGITSPSIGKLRRLQRLALHQNSLHGIIPAEISNCLELRALYLRSNYLQGSIPPELGNLTNLIILDISSNSLEGSIPPSIGRLTRLRFLNLSTNFFSGAIPNVGVLVGFGNKSFIGNLDLCGLQLQKPCLGSLGFPAVLPHTEKDETAVPSKLFSRYLNGVLIAAMSTMGLALLVLLSFLWISLLSKKERTAKKYREVNKQVDPDPSARLITFHGDLPYSSCEIIEKLESLDEEHVVGSGGFGTVYRMVMNDCSTFAVKRIDRSREGCDEVFERELEILGSINHINLVNLRGYCRLPSAKLLIYDYLALGSLDDLLHEYGEEEQVLNWNSRLRIALGSARGLAYLHHDCCPRIVHRDIKSSNILLDENLEPRVSDFGLAKLLVDEDAHVTTVVAGTFGYLAPEYLQSGRATEKSDVYSFGVLLLELVTGKRPTDSTFVKRGLNVVGWMNTMVGENRLEDIVDKRCTDANVDTLEALLEIAAKCTDANTDDRPCMNQALQMLEEVMSPCPSEFYESQSDYC